From Sulfuracidifex tepidarius, one genomic window encodes:
- a CDS encoding cation transporter, translated as MISLKGLNSASRIFLFTGIVLLPLSLVEYLFGFWYGSFILIADSYHGFIDTFSAFFYSIILRVIYRKSKRFPLGKYNLESLGILLASIIVLFLSLNLIIDAVRDNQSFDSPWFAFLTWVPAVVTLVIYFSERKYSWIGLVRADMAHSKFDVLTEVASGFAIILDNSLVTLIMILVIVGFVILDTARELKEAVMSLIGATLDSPIRDVAIEKMRKSGINVLSASIRKVGSFYSISVVIGLPSNTTLKEAYRIRKKAYRIINSIDNIALVEVKIIPLRSLKVKEKKSILRQMKH; from the coding sequence TTGATTTCGTTAAAAGGTTTGAATTCAGCCTCGCGAATCTTTTTATTCACGGGGATAGTCCTTCTACCTTTATCTTTGGTTGAATATCTGTTCGGTTTCTGGTATGGGTCGTTCATACTTATAGCCGATTCATACCACGGTTTCATAGATACTTTCTCCGCATTTTTCTATTCTATCATACTTAGAGTAATATATAGGAAATCTAAGAGGTTCCCATTAGGAAAGTACAACTTGGAAAGCCTTGGCATATTGCTCGCATCAATAATAGTCCTCTTTCTTTCCCTCAACCTGATCATAGATGCAGTAAGGGATAATCAGTCATTTGACAGTCCGTGGTTTGCTTTCCTAACTTGGGTCCCTGCAGTAGTGACTTTAGTCATATACTTTTCAGAGAGAAAATACAGCTGGATAGGCTTAGTTAGAGCAGACATGGCCCACAGCAAGTTTGACGTGTTAACCGAGGTGGCTAGCGGATTTGCTATAATTCTGGACAACTCTCTAGTTACACTTATAATGATTTTAGTCATAGTCGGCTTCGTTATCCTTGACACAGCAAGGGAACTCAAGGAAGCAGTAATGTCTTTGATAGGGGCCACGCTAGATTCCCCTATACGTGATGTAGCAATCGAGAAAATGAGAAAGTCTGGGATAAATGTGCTTTCGGCATCGATTAGAAAAGTAGGCTCGTTCTATTCTATATCTGTAGTAATTGGATTGCCTAGCAACACGACGCTAAAGGAAGCATATAGGATCAGGAAGAAAGCATATAGGATTATAAATTCTATTGATAATATAGCACTAGTTGAAGTAAAAATAATCCCTCTTAGGAGCTTAAAGGTCAAGGAAAAGAAGTCTATATTGAGACAAATGAAACATTAA
- a CDS encoding TldD/PmbA family protein, producing MEKVVEKLNQTCDSYSLSITQTKSTMVKFADSKVTIVQNWNVSNVSLLLTRRNKFMTSTFSSVEEMERNLSSLNEKLGLLEPTELVPLISESDKIVRVRNTDERISSAITDPSPIVKVVLDSAESSLFGTLNLVETTRKLITSAGFDGEETRNYFVSYFRSIDRGRSGHWSTVSSKYSDSSLASTVKKSAEYASIDGEATLDEGRHDVVLSPSVFANLIEIIGYMSSAYNLMSSMSFLVKSKPGDNVASSKFSLNDIPKNDMVGSFNFDDEGTLTYNKPIIENGTLRTFLFNNSLAKKYNYKSTANAGWVEPRPWALEIGKGDVKEDSLLDGNLIFFNNNWYTRLQNYYEGQFSTVGRDAIIAFKDGKPIGRIKRARISDKLPCIINRIEGLSTDVYKQMWWEVEVPTISPFALIKNVMITKG from the coding sequence ATGGAGAAAGTGGTTGAGAAACTAAATCAGACTTGTGATTCGTACAGTTTGTCCATAACGCAGACCAAATCTACAATGGTGAAGTTCGCGGACTCCAAGGTTACGATAGTCCAAAACTGGAACGTGTCTAACGTATCTCTCCTCTTGACCAGGAGGAACAAGTTCATGACCTCGACGTTCTCGTCTGTAGAAGAAATGGAGAGAAATTTGTCCTCACTTAACGAGAAACTCGGATTGTTGGAACCCACCGAACTTGTCCCGCTAATAAGCGAGAGTGACAAAATTGTCAGGGTAAGGAACACGGATGAGAGAATAAGTTCTGCTATCACTGACCCTTCTCCGATAGTCAAAGTAGTGTTAGACTCAGCTGAGTCTTCTCTCTTTGGAACCCTCAATCTAGTGGAAACTACCAGGAAGCTTATCACGTCTGCGGGCTTCGATGGCGAGGAGACGAGAAACTATTTCGTTTCATACTTTAGGAGCATTGATAGGGGAAGATCTGGACACTGGTCCACAGTTTCATCTAAGTATAGTGACTCAAGCCTTGCGTCCACTGTTAAGAAGTCCGCAGAATACGCATCTATAGATGGCGAAGCTACCCTTGATGAGGGTCGACATGACGTTGTGTTATCACCTTCAGTTTTCGCTAACTTAATAGAAATAATAGGTTACATGTCCTCAGCATATAACCTCATGTCGTCCATGTCCTTTCTAGTCAAAAGCAAACCGGGTGATAACGTAGCGTCCAGCAAGTTCTCCTTAAATGACATACCTAAAAACGACATGGTGGGAAGCTTCAACTTCGACGATGAAGGTACTCTGACTTACAATAAACCTATCATTGAAAATGGGACACTTAGGACTTTTCTTTTTAACAATTCTTTGGCTAAAAAATATAACTATAAATCAACTGCAAACGCTGGATGGGTAGAGCCCAGACCTTGGGCACTCGAGATTGGAAAAGGCGACGTAAAGGAGGACTCACTGCTGGATGGAAACTTGATATTCTTCAATAACAACTGGTATACCAGATTACAGAACTATTATGAAGGCCAGTTCTCCACTGTAGGAAGAGACGCAATCATAGCGTTCAAGGACGGCAAGCCGATAGGAAGAATAAAAAGGGCGAGGATCTCAGACAAACTCCCCTGTATTATCAATAGAATTGAGGGTTTATCAACAGATGTGTATAAACAGATGTGGTGGGAGGTAGAAGTCCCGACAATCTCTCCTTTTGCTCTGATAAAGAACGTCATGATAACAAAAGGTTAA
- a CDS encoding MFS transporter, whose translation MDGKRIFFARVIYAVQWFYLAPFLPEILSKFSLPPSYAGLVPLSFFIGSGSMQLPSAFISSKIGLRKSLTIGLIIMSISPILVYVSGSFYQLLLSYMMAGVGASLFFSSGGGLLILLNKDRPSTALGIYNSLFSLGGLLGLNWIFLEKSYGLISFLLISALTLISSALCFFTKADLKPNWNVVKDRRIFYLGLSTSGVWGVYYVIGELFPTFSLYYLHIPVTSSSEITSLLLLASMLGGSLGFLGDKVDKFKIFILSSLAGTLPSLMLYTYFFIPAIFILGVFNELAISILYSVTSFIAKEGSSVALAEVNTVDILIGMSLQPIGSASGYFIWIITLMIALILTSFALKLRLRI comes from the coding sequence ATGGACGGAAAGAGGATATTCTTCGCTAGGGTAATCTACGCTGTGCAGTGGTTTTACCTCGCGCCATTTTTACCTGAGATTCTGTCAAAGTTCTCCCTTCCACCTTCTTATGCTGGTTTAGTCCCTCTTTCCTTTTTCATAGGTTCCGGTTCAATGCAGTTGCCTTCTGCTTTCATATCTTCCAAGATAGGTTTAAGGAAAAGTTTAACTATAGGTTTAATAATAATGTCTATATCTCCAATTCTAGTATATGTGTCTGGATCGTTCTATCAACTTTTGCTCTCTTACATGATGGCGGGAGTCGGAGCGTCACTCTTCTTTTCGAGCGGGGGAGGGCTTCTGATCCTCCTTAACAAAGATAGACCTTCCACAGCACTTGGAATTTATAATTCGCTCTTCTCTCTTGGGGGTCTGTTGGGGTTGAACTGGATATTCCTAGAGAAGTCTTATGGATTGATCTCTTTCCTATTGATATCAGCTCTCACGTTGATATCTTCAGCTTTATGCTTCTTTACCAAGGCTGACTTGAAACCTAACTGGAACGTCGTAAAGGACAGGAGAATATTCTATCTGGGTCTCTCCACCTCCGGGGTTTGGGGCGTTTACTATGTAATAGGAGAACTATTTCCTACTTTCTCTTTATACTACCTCCACATACCTGTTACCTCAAGTTCAGAAATAACCAGTCTTCTCCTATTGGCTTCTATGCTGGGAGGTTCACTTGGTTTCTTAGGAGACAAAGTTGATAAATTCAAGATTTTCATTCTCTCCTCACTTGCGGGTACTTTACCGTCGCTGATGTTATACACGTACTTCTTTATACCAGCTATTTTCATACTCGGTGTTTTCAATGAGCTTGCGATATCAATACTTTACTCTGTGACATCTTTCATAGCAAAGGAAGGTTCCAGCGTAGCCCTAGCTGAAGTAAACACGGTGGATATACTGATAGGAATGTCGTTGCAACCGATAGGGAGCGCTAGCGGTTACTTCATTTGGATAATAACCCTAATGATCGCGTTAATCCTGACGTCCTTCGCGCTCAAACTTAGGCTTCGCATCTGA
- a CDS encoding YhbY family RNA-binding protein, with the protein MTSEELIKKARASHPVIRIGKNGLNDGVINEIKRRLKQDKVLKVKVATEDDVNEVARKVAESVGAKLIETRGFTFILAKDDSS; encoded by the coding sequence ATGACCTCAGAAGAACTGATAAAAAAGGCAAGAGCATCACATCCGGTAATAAGAATAGGGAAAAACGGATTAAATGACGGCGTAATTAATGAGATAAAGAGAAGGCTGAAGCAGGACAAAGTTCTCAAAGTTAAAGTAGCAACAGAAGACGACGTGAACGAAGTAGCCAGGAAAGTAGCTGAAAGCGTAGGAGCCAAGCTTATAGAGACCAGAGGATTTACTTTCATACTGGCTAAAGATGATAGCTCTTGA
- a CDS encoding class I SAM-dependent methyltransferase: MVFCIKIERRRYNEVIKSLKVHPDYAPFFDGDFAYIPLVDQAGEECNPPPRSKVKKLNQIVPGLRSYYIVGEIALITDQGDEKDYSQAASYILDVYKKVRSVYLRKKVTGPLRINQVRLIAGKDDPVTEYKENGLRFIVDVTKVYVNPTMANERIKVSENLKSNLVLDAFAGYGPFSLHLARKGIAVVAGDLNLDGLYMLKVNAELNKLRGWIDIVQYDASYLPFRDSSFETVIADNPTIVENFKKELCRVGKMVIFYTLSESEQEASRKIFKTSWVRVNDYAKNLYIFKGVVRCDNENS, from the coding sequence ATGGTTTTTTGCATCAAGATTGAAAGAAGAAGATACAATGAGGTAATAAAAAGTCTGAAAGTTCACCCAGATTATGCTCCGTTTTTCGATGGTGATTTCGCTTACATACCCCTGGTAGATCAGGCTGGAGAGGAATGTAACCCTCCACCTAGATCTAAGGTAAAGAAACTGAATCAGATAGTCCCCGGTCTTAGAAGCTACTACATTGTAGGAGAAATAGCTCTCATCACGGATCAGGGGGACGAAAAGGACTACTCGCAGGCTGCCTCTTACATTCTCGACGTCTATAAAAAGGTAAGGTCTGTCTACCTCAGGAAAAAGGTAACCGGGCCGCTTAGAATAAACCAAGTTAGACTCATTGCAGGCAAGGATGATCCAGTAACAGAGTACAAGGAAAACGGATTAAGGTTTATCGTGGATGTGACTAAGGTCTATGTAAATCCTACCATGGCTAACGAAAGAATAAAGGTAAGCGAAAACCTGAAATCTAACCTAGTTTTAGACGCTTTCGCTGGATATGGGCCTTTCTCGCTTCACTTAGCAAGAAAGGGAATCGCGGTAGTTGCAGGGGACTTAAACTTGGATGGGCTTTACATGTTGAAGGTCAACGCAGAGCTTAACAAGCTTAGAGGATGGATAGATATAGTACAATATGACGCCTCATATCTACCATTTAGGGATTCGTCCTTCGAAACCGTGATAGCTGACAATCCTACAATTGTGGAGAACTTCAAAAAGGAGCTCTGCAGGGTCGGTAAGATGGTGATTTTCTACACTCTCAGTGAAAGTGAACAAGAAGCTTCTAGAAAGATCTTCAAAACTTCATGGGTCAGAGTTAACGACTACGCTAAGAACCTCTACATCTTTAAGGGGGTAGTCAGATGCGACAACGAAAACAGTTAG
- a CDS encoding TldD/PmbA family protein, producing the protein MSDRSDDVERILHYAEKRGFDYIEVRYHSLGVQNFSVLNGITTNVNFSLSSGFSVRVAKDNTLYFFSSPDQQKLKESLDYFHPIDSRPWIPSIEMNENLYKGDYEVPQKTPLDIVSLEEKIKYMKGVTKEVTDIKISSKIISLEIDYIESMEVKDVVTSDGAKVHGKVPRVWNLYSIVMKNGDISINTFADELGSSGGYEVVNSWNLSEYLSGKVKSFDEILTKGRPPSTSTQDIVLSGQIAGIIAHESAGHPFEADRILGREGAQAGMSYLTGRDLNLDRSFGSEVVNVIDDPTLPYSMGFFLSDDEGITARRKFLIKNGKIDELLQSRTTSTKFNVKSNGSVRASDFTGEPLIRMSNTFFLPSSMKFEEMIEDIDDGIFMKSFMEWNIDDLRWSQRYVGLEAYEIKKGEIGSPVLFPVFEADTGKIYNSIVAVDNTLSFYAGMCGKGEPSQGVPVWMGGPDLKLKGMQVKRLGD; encoded by the coding sequence ATGTCAGATAGAAGTGACGATGTAGAGAGGATTCTCCACTATGCTGAAAAGAGAGGGTTCGATTACATAGAAGTAAGATATCATTCCCTAGGCGTTCAGAACTTCAGCGTCTTGAACGGAATTACAACCAATGTAAACTTTAGTCTATCGTCAGGATTTTCTGTAAGAGTAGCTAAGGACAACACGCTATATTTCTTTTCCTCGCCAGATCAGCAGAAACTAAAGGAAAGTTTGGACTACTTCCATCCAATTGATTCGAGGCCGTGGATACCATCGATTGAGATGAATGAGAACCTTTACAAAGGAGATTATGAGGTCCCACAGAAGACCCCCTTAGATATAGTTTCACTGGAAGAAAAGATAAAGTACATGAAAGGGGTGACTAAAGAGGTAACAGATATAAAGATATCTAGTAAGATTATATCATTAGAAATAGATTATATTGAATCTATGGAAGTTAAAGACGTAGTAACCTCAGACGGTGCAAAGGTTCACGGAAAGGTGCCAAGGGTCTGGAACCTTTATTCGATTGTAATGAAAAACGGGGACATAAGCATAAACACATTTGCAGATGAGTTGGGTTCGTCCGGAGGTTATGAAGTAGTAAATTCCTGGAATTTATCTGAGTACTTGTCAGGAAAAGTGAAATCGTTCGACGAGATCTTGACTAAGGGTAGACCTCCTTCAACTTCAACTCAGGACATAGTGCTAAGCGGGCAGATAGCTGGAATAATAGCCCACGAGTCGGCTGGGCATCCTTTCGAAGCAGATCGAATCTTGGGCAGAGAAGGAGCTCAGGCCGGAATGAGCTATCTGACTGGAAGAGACTTAAATTTGGATAGATCCTTCGGGAGTGAGGTTGTAAACGTTATTGATGACCCTACTTTACCTTATAGTATGGGCTTCTTCCTTTCTGACGATGAAGGAATAACAGCCAGAAGGAAGTTCCTCATCAAGAACGGAAAGATAGACGAGCTATTACAAAGCAGGACCACTTCCACCAAGTTTAACGTGAAAAGCAACGGTTCGGTTAGAGCGTCAGATTTCACGGGAGAACCCTTAATCAGGATGTCTAATACGTTCTTCCTTCCTTCATCGATGAAGTTTGAAGAGATGATAGAAGATATAGATGACGGGATATTCATGAAATCGTTCATGGAGTGGAACATAGATGACTTAAGGTGGAGCCAGAGGTATGTCGGGTTAGAAGCTTATGAGATAAAGAAGGGAGAGATTGGATCTCCTGTTCTTTTCCCAGTCTTCGAGGCAGATACTGGGAAAATATATAATTCAATAGTAGCTGTTGACAACACACTGTCCTTTTACGCGGGGATGTGCGGCAAAGGAGAGCCTTCTCAAGGTGTTCCGGTTTGGATGGGTGGGCCGGATCTAAAGTTAAAGGGAATGCAAGTGAAGAGGTTAGGTGATTAG
- a CDS encoding NAD(P)/FAD-dependent oxidoreductase gives MGEYDIAVIGGGPIGLFSAFYAGLRDMKAVIIEAQDELGGQLIKWYPEKMVYDVGGFPGIQAYDLAMNLIEQAKMFSPEVRLNELADQLEKTDDGMWTVKTNGGSYKAKAVMIAAGIGKIEPVRLGAKGEIEYENKGVFYTVKRKKDFEGKRILIVGGGDSAVDWALTLAPIAKKVYLAHRRDQFRAHERSVKEMYEVATVYTWHELKEVKGDGTKVNQAVIFDNRTNEEKTLDVDAVIISIGHKGELGNMVKWGLNMKGRSVVVNAKMETNLPGVYAAGDIVEQEGSAKLALIAVGFGQAAIAISVAKKYIDPRASLFAGHSSEMSKFKKE, from the coding sequence ATGGGCGAATATGATATAGCCGTAATAGGAGGAGGACCAATTGGTCTATTCTCGGCATTTTACGCAGGCTTACGTGATATGAAGGCTGTGATAATAGAAGCACAAGACGAATTAGGTGGTCAGCTAATAAAATGGTATCCTGAAAAGATGGTTTACGATGTAGGTGGTTTCCCCGGGATTCAGGCATACGATTTAGCTATGAACTTAATCGAACAGGCTAAAATGTTTTCTCCCGAAGTAAGGCTAAATGAACTTGCAGACCAGCTCGAGAAAACCGACGACGGTATGTGGACAGTTAAAACTAACGGAGGATCGTATAAGGCAAAGGCTGTGATGATAGCAGCAGGAATAGGCAAAATAGAGCCGGTCAGACTTGGAGCTAAGGGTGAAATAGAGTACGAAAATAAGGGAGTTTTCTACACCGTTAAAAGAAAGAAGGACTTTGAAGGAAAGAGAATACTAATAGTGGGGGGAGGAGACTCCGCAGTAGATTGGGCTCTAACACTCGCTCCTATAGCAAAGAAGGTTTATCTGGCTCATAGAAGGGATCAGTTCAGAGCACATGAGAGGAGCGTAAAGGAGATGTATGAAGTGGCTACCGTGTACACTTGGCACGAGTTAAAGGAAGTCAAGGGGGATGGAACTAAGGTTAACCAAGCTGTAATATTCGACAACAGGACAAACGAGGAAAAGACTCTTGATGTAGATGCAGTCATCATAAGCATCGGACACAAGGGCGAGCTAGGCAACATGGTAAAGTGGGGTCTGAACATGAAGGGAAGAAGCGTCGTAGTTAACGCAAAGATGGAGACCAATTTGCCAGGAGTTTACGCTGCGGGAGATATTGTAGAACAAGAAGGATCTGCCAAGCTAGCTCTCATAGCTGTAGGATTTGGACAAGCAGCTATAGCTATAAGTGTTGCTAAGAAGTACATAGATCCTCGTGCCTCGCTATTCGCAGGCCATAGCTCAGAGATGAGCAAATTTAAGAAAGAGTAA
- a CDS encoding 16S rRNA methyltransferase, whose protein sequence is MLLNVILLESALETVPDEILDHPSVKNNAKRRRKEPKSTILDVSIHYHAMRNLKEKEKRGRPDIIHSAMVLLLTDPVVKVNLYIHTINSLLIKVNSDIRPPKNYERFIGLMEQLFEYGKVPPESDTPLIEITKCTLDDLLSKYKMVLLTEKGERKTPDYLCNLGEEWIIGLGGFPHGDFNEQIYKKASERISISDHVLETQGVICRIMGSCNQLVGWP, encoded by the coding sequence ATGCTCCTTAACGTGATATTACTAGAATCAGCTCTTGAAACCGTTCCAGATGAGATCTTAGACCACCCCTCAGTGAAAAATAACGCTAAAAGAAGGAGGAAGGAACCTAAAAGTACGATTCTCGACGTTTCTATTCACTACCATGCAATGAGAAACTTAAAAGAAAAGGAAAAGAGAGGAAGGCCCGACATAATACATTCTGCTATGGTTCTCCTCCTAACAGATCCTGTGGTGAAGGTGAACTTATATATTCACACCATAAATTCCCTGCTAATCAAGGTTAACTCCGACATTAGACCTCCAAAGAATTATGAAAGATTCATAGGTCTCATGGAGCAACTGTTCGAATACGGAAAGGTTCCCCCAGAATCTGATACCCCGCTAATTGAAATCACTAAATGCACACTTGATGATTTACTATCGAAATACAAGATGGTTCTCCTCACAGAAAAAGGGGAGAGAAAAACTCCTGATTATCTTTGCAATTTAGGAGAAGAATGGATCATTGGTCTAGGAGGGTTTCCGCACGGAGACTTCAACGAACAGATTTACAAGAAAGCTAGTGAGAGGATATCTATCAGTGACCACGTCCTAGAAACTCAAGGCGTGATCTGCAGAATAATGGGTTCATGTAACCAGCTTGTTGGATGGCCCTGA
- a CDS encoding NOB1 family endonuclease, whose amino-acid sequence MDKIIMDTAGFLAGLENAFPKVYTTEEVIQEVKDSFSRQNLNMALSSGKISVFKPKQSSMQEAMEYVRQVRDSTLSKADISVLALALELRPCLVLTDDFSLQNVLRLMGIEYKSVKVKGSVNDVKEFQYICEGCGKIYKHKVPECEICGSTVVKRSKKG is encoded by the coding sequence ATGGATAAGATAATCATGGATACCGCGGGTTTCTTGGCAGGTCTTGAGAACGCCTTCCCCAAGGTTTACACGACGGAAGAGGTCATCCAAGAGGTGAAGGATTCTTTCTCGAGACAAAACCTGAATATGGCCTTATCAAGCGGAAAGATATCCGTGTTTAAACCTAAGCAGTCGAGCATGCAGGAGGCTATGGAGTACGTAAGGCAGGTCAGGGACAGTACACTTTCCAAAGCAGATATATCTGTCTTGGCGTTAGCGTTGGAGTTAAGACCTTGTCTTGTGTTGACTGATGACTTTTCCCTCCAGAACGTGTTGAGATTGATGGGGATAGAATACAAGTCAGTTAAAGTTAAAGGAAGCGTTAATGACGTCAAGGAATTTCAATATATATGTGAAGGTTGTGGAAAAATCTATAAACACAAGGTACCTGAATGTGAGATCTGTGGAAGCACGGTAGTTAAGAGGAGTAAAAAAGGCTAA
- a CDS encoding ribonuclease P protein component 4, translated as MAVKAKFRIYELLDMAIQEVKRGNVELGRKYVMLAVEYSRKNSLKIPIEYKRKFCRKCFTPLVLGITESRRIHSKTLIRRCNTCNWIRRYDLRRTDKKGKSITSGNKNREKRIK; from the coding sequence ATGGCAGTGAAAGCAAAGTTTCGCATATATGAGCTCTTGGACATGGCCATCCAAGAAGTGAAGAGAGGGAACGTTGAATTGGGCAGGAAATACGTTATGCTTGCAGTGGAGTATTCAAGGAAGAACTCATTGAAAATTCCAATAGAGTACAAGAGGAAGTTTTGCAGGAAATGTTTCACTCCCCTAGTCTTGGGAATAACCGAGAGTAGGAGGATTCACTCAAAGACCTTAATAAGGCGATGCAACACATGTAACTGGATAAGAAGGTATGACCTCAGAAGAACTGATAAAAAAGGCAAGAGCATCACATCCGGTAATAAGAATAGGGAAAAACGGATTAAATGA
- a CDS encoding DUF371 domain-containing protein has translation MIALDVIKAKGHFNVKGTHRNTLEITKDDYLTPRGDCILGINADKALSDLDERVKQIIKMDGSYVYLVMKVGGLIDLVQGVGSHELPLSNTEKMIVRKSGFISDSTLMLHSNKAARDIRRDLIEELKNEKDLTVFVVASDYPLKDVEVLSVVVNSDP, from the coding sequence ATGATAGCTCTTGATGTGATCAAGGCTAAAGGGCACTTTAATGTCAAAGGTACTCACAGGAACACTCTGGAAATAACCAAGGACGACTATCTGACACCTAGAGGAGACTGCATACTAGGCATAAACGCCGATAAGGCACTCTCTGACTTGGACGAAAGAGTTAAACAGATAATAAAGATGGACGGATCATACGTCTATTTAGTCATGAAGGTAGGGGGCCTGATCGATTTAGTACAAGGAGTTGGATCTCACGAACTTCCGTTATCAAACACAGAAAAAATGATAGTGAGGAAGTCAGGATTCATCTCAGATTCTACTCTCATGCTGCATTCAAACAAAGCTGCAAGAGATATTAGAAGGGACCTGATAGAGGAACTTAAGAACGAAAAGGATCTAACTGTTTTCGTTGTCGCATCTGACTACCCCCTTAAAGATGTAGAGGTTCTTAGCGTAGTCGTTAACTCTGACCCATGA
- a CDS encoding NAD(+)/NADH kinase, with protein MKFKIVNKPSQTVLELVERVKKEGMEKGFVYTDDEDADLVIAIGGDGTLLRAVKEGKPIVGVKAGRRGFLMDVPKERVGEIFDRLKEGDYKEEEYLLIEGDYNGRKIRAFNEIGIMFDRPESIQLSVKFRSTEIIVEGDGILISTPQGSSGWSMSITRNLICSKLNVLEVVFVNPIYQPLRSVVVDAIPIKVRMLDKGYVQTARIVADGEVFSTIKTREELVVSPVNEKAKVFRFFDLDPVRESLWIR; from the coding sequence ATGAAGTTTAAAATCGTCAATAAGCCTTCACAAACAGTTCTCGAGTTGGTTGAAAGGGTCAAAAAGGAAGGTATGGAAAAGGGATTTGTGTACACCGACGATGAAGACGCTGACTTAGTCATAGCTATAGGTGGGGACGGAACTCTTCTAAGGGCAGTGAAAGAAGGTAAACCCATAGTTGGAGTAAAGGCAGGGAGAAGGGGCTTCTTAATGGACGTGCCTAAGGAAAGGGTTGGAGAAATATTTGATAGATTGAAAGAAGGGGACTACAAGGAGGAAGAGTATCTCCTCATAGAAGGGGATTATAACGGGAGGAAAATCAGAGCTTTTAACGAGATAGGGATTATGTTCGATAGACCAGAATCAATACAGCTTTCCGTCAAATTTAGGTCTACTGAGATTATAGTAGAGGGTGACGGGATCTTGATTTCCACTCCGCAGGGAAGCAGTGGATGGAGTATGTCCATCACTAGAAACTTAATCTGCAGTAAGCTAAACGTACTTGAAGTCGTATTTGTGAACCCTATATACCAGCCATTGAGGTCTGTAGTTGTTGATGCTATTCCTATAAAGGTAAGGATGTTAGACAAAGGTTACGTTCAAACAGCCAGAATAGTCGCGGACGGGGAGGTATTTTCGACTATAAAGACAAGAGAGGAACTAGTAGTTTCCCCGGTAAATGAAAAGGCGAAAGTCTTCAGATTCTTCGACCTAGATCCTGTGAGGGAATCGCTATGGATAAGATAA